The Setaria italica strain Yugu1 chromosome IX, Setaria_italica_v2.0, whole genome shotgun sequence genome has a window encoding:
- the LOC101768252 gene encoding homeobox-leucine zipper protein HOX23-like, whose product MKPMATNGMAPSFFPANFLLQMQQPLPHHPQQPEHHHHHHHHHHEGHEHEAHHLLAPPPPALVSPFLHDFGGAMAAPPPMLGGGLGKRMFPDGGVGDDNNNLHAADPQQDGGGGGAASDDEEGSAAAGGGCGGERKRRLSVEQVRTLERSFEVANKLEPERKAQLARALGLQPRQVAIWFQNRRARWKTKQLEKDYDALRRQLDAARAENDALLAHNKKLHAEIMALKGGGGNGGGGGGRQEAASELINLNVKETEASCSNRSENSSEINLDISRPPAPAAAADESPINTTHRGLPFYASAAVDQLLHSSGHPSPAAAPKMELGHSATADTPAGAAGGSFGSLLCGAVVDEQPPFWPWTDGHHSFQ is encoded by the exons ATGAAGCCAATGGCCACCAATGGCATGGCCCCCTCCTTCTTCCCCGCCAACTTCCTGCTCCAAATGCAGCAGCCTCTCCCTCACCACCCCCAGCAGCcggagcaccaccaccaccaccaccaccaccaccatgagGGCCACGAGCACGAGGCGCACCACCTCCTggctccccctccccccgcccTCGTCAGCCCCTTCCTCCACGACTTCGGAggcgccatggccgcgccgccgccaatgCTGGGCGGCGGGCTCGGCAAGCGCATGTTCCccgacggcggcgtgggcgaCGACAACAACAACCTGCACGCCGCGGATCCGCAGCaggacgggggcggcggcggcgcggcgtcggacgacgaggaagggtcggcggcggcgggcggcgggtgcggcgggGAGCGGAAGCGGCGGCTGAGCGTGGAGCAGGTGCGGACGCTGGAGCGGAGCTTCGAGGTGGCGAACAAGCTGGAGCCGGAGCGGAAGGCGCAGCTGGCCCGCGCGCTGGGGCTGCAGCCCCGGCAGGTGGCCATCTGGTTCCAGAACCGGCGCGCGAGGTGGAAGACGAAGCAGCTCGAGAAGGACTACGACGCGCTCCGCCGCCAGCTCGACGCCGCCCGTGCCGAGAACGACGCCCTCCTCGCCCACAACAAGAAGCTCCACGCCGAG ATCATGGCGCTCAAGGGAGGCGGCGGgaatggcggcggaggaggaggaaggcaggAGGCGGCGTCGGAGCTCATCAACCTCAACGTCAAGGAGACGGAGGCGTCCTGCAGCAACCGCAGCGAGAACAGCTCCGAGATCAACCTCGACATCTCcaggccaccggcgccggcggccgccgccgacgagagCCCCATCAACACCACCCACCGCGGCCTCCCGTTctacgcctccgccgccgtcgaccaGCTCCTGCACAGCAGCGGCCAcccgtccccggccgccgcgcccaagATGGAGCTCGgccacagcgccaccgccgacacgcccgccggcgccgcgggcggcAGCTTCGGTAGCCTGCTCTgcggcgccgtcgtcgacgaGCAGCCGCCCTTCTGGCCGTGGACCGACGGCCACCACAGCTTCCAGTGA
- the LOC111255727 gene encoding uncharacterized protein LOC111255727, with translation MEAANVDTIGSGVGAQAPHVQTDETTAIIANPEVVQIHVEGDDEDQEEGDDVVHLTGKRKRRCTSAVWEHFTKLEKSERQIDWIEEKNEEQIDSIQEEKEEEDMDSDPDIMDDADEL, from the exons ATGGAAGCTGCAAATGTGGACACCATTGGAAGTGGTGTTGGCGCACAAGCACCACATGTGCAGACTGATGAAACTACAGCTATAATTGCAAATCCAGAAGTTGTTCAGATTCATGTTGAAGGGGATGACGAAGATCAAGAGGAAGGGGATGATGTTGTTCACCTTACTGGTAAGAGGAAAAGGAGATGCACTTCggctgtttgggagcactttaCCAAGTTG GAGAAGAGTGAGAGACAGATCGATTGGATTGAGGAGAAGAATGAGGAACAGATAGACTCGAttcaggaggagaaggaggaagaagacatggACAGTGATCCTGACATCATGGATGATGCCGATGAGCTGTAG